One stretch of Bosea vaviloviae DNA includes these proteins:
- a CDS encoding glutathione S-transferase family protein encodes MITLYSGPLSLFSRKVEIALREKALPFERIMVPFSQTAGYEPRHPEVLALNPKRQVPILNDEGLVVYDSTIILEYLDEAYPQPSLYPKTPAERARCRLDELFADEILFMAVRPLMHRSEPPTADRNKRVAQETDALIAEAELARHYCGLNERLAGRDFLGEALSVADIGLFMTLLWALRLGAPPLADYGELAGWFDRLSGRPAFAVAAEEVAEADRRLSYPVKRR; translated from the coding sequence ATGATCACGCTCTATTCCGGGCCGCTCAGCCTGTTCTCCCGCAAGGTCGAGATCGCACTGCGCGAGAAGGCGCTGCCTTTCGAGCGCATCATGGTGCCCTTCAGCCAGACCGCGGGCTATGAGCCGAGGCATCCTGAAGTGCTGGCGCTGAACCCGAAAAGGCAGGTGCCGATCCTGAACGACGAGGGGCTGGTCGTCTATGATTCCACGATCATCCTCGAATATCTCGATGAAGCCTATCCGCAGCCGTCGCTCTATCCCAAGACCCCGGCGGAGCGTGCGCGCTGCCGGCTGGACGAGCTTTTCGCCGACGAAATCCTGTTCATGGCCGTGCGCCCGCTGATGCATCGCAGCGAGCCGCCGACGGCGGACCGCAACAAGCGGGTGGCGCAGGAGACCGATGCGCTGATCGCCGAGGCCGAGCTCGCGCGGCATTATTGCGGGCTCAATGAGCGATTGGCCGGCCGTGACTTCCTCGGCGAGGCGTTGTCCGTGGCCGATATCGGGCTGTTCATGACCCTGCTGTGGGCACTGCGTCTCGGCGCGCCGCCCCTGGCCGACTATGGCGAGCTCGCCGGCTGGTTTGACCGCTTGAGCGGCCGGCCGGCCTTCGCCGTGGCGGCGGAGGAAGTGGCTGAGGCCGACAGGCGGCTGTCATACCCGGTGAAGCGGCGTTGA
- a CDS encoding NAD(P)/FAD-dependent oxidoreductase, with protein MQTDTIVLGAGIVGISVALHLQKAGRSVLLVDKRGPGQETSYGNAGLIQREGVYPYGFPHDFGALIRYAMNNTIDAHYHWNAIPKLAPFLWTYWMHSRASQHEAIAHKYATLIEHCVSEHDTLAQEAGATNLLRRKGWMKVFRTAAQQDQRLAEAARWNRDFGLNYRALDVATLRSEEPHLDQSLIGGLHWTDPVTVVDPLGLSKAYVARFEELGGKLALGDAGTLVQDAAGWSVTLTDGTKAQAKDAVVALGPWADVVTTKLGYHLPLAVKRGYHMHYKAQGNAVLNHPVLDTERGYFLAPMLQGIRLTTGAEFADRDAPKTPVQLARAEPIARTLFPLGERVDAEPWLGRRPCTPDMMPIIGPAPKHKNLWFSIGHAHHGLTLAAVTGRMIAEMVTGQKVFVDPTPFSAARFG; from the coding sequence ATGCAGACGGATACCATCGTCCTCGGCGCAGGGATCGTCGGCATTTCGGTGGCGCTGCATCTGCAAAAGGCGGGCCGCTCCGTGCTGCTCGTCGACAAGCGCGGTCCGGGCCAGGAGACGAGCTACGGCAATGCCGGGCTGATCCAGCGAGAGGGCGTCTACCCCTACGGCTTCCCGCATGATTTCGGCGCGCTCATCCGCTACGCGATGAACAACACCATCGACGCCCATTACCATTGGAACGCGATCCCCAAGCTCGCACCCTTCCTGTGGACGTACTGGATGCATTCGCGTGCCTCGCAGCATGAGGCCATCGCCCATAAATATGCGACGCTGATCGAGCATTGCGTCAGCGAGCATGACACGCTTGCGCAGGAGGCCGGCGCGACCAATCTGCTGCGCCGCAAGGGCTGGATGAAGGTGTTCCGCACCGCAGCCCAGCAGGACCAGCGCTTGGCCGAGGCCGCACGCTGGAACCGCGATTTCGGCCTGAACTACCGTGCGCTCGACGTCGCCACCTTGCGCAGCGAGGAGCCGCATCTCGACCAGAGCCTGATCGGCGGCCTGCACTGGACCGATCCGGTCACGGTGGTCGATCCGCTGGGCCTGTCCAAAGCCTATGTCGCGCGGTTCGAAGAGCTCGGCGGCAAGCTCGCTTTGGGCGATGCCGGCACGCTGGTGCAGGACGCCGCCGGCTGGAGCGTGACGCTCACTGATGGCACCAAGGCCCAGGCTAAGGACGCTGTCGTCGCGCTCGGCCCCTGGGCCGATGTGGTCACCACCAAGCTCGGCTATCATCTGCCGCTCGCGGTCAAGCGCGGCTACCACATGCATTACAAGGCGCAAGGCAACGCCGTGCTCAACCACCCGGTGCTCGACACCGAGCGCGGCTATTTCCTCGCGCCGATGCTGCAAGGCATCCGCTTGACGACGGGCGCTGAATTCGCCGACCGCGATGCGCCCAAGACGCCGGTCCAGCTCGCCCGCGCCGAACCGATCGCCAGGACGCTGTTCCCGCTTGGCGAGCGGGTCGATGCCGAGCCCTGGCTCGGCCGCAGGCCTTGCACACCCGACATGATGCCGATCATCGGCCCCGCGCCGAAGCACAAGAACCTGTGGTTCTCGATCGGCCACGCCCATCACGGGCTGACGCTGGCGGCCGTCACGGGCCGGATGATCGCCGAGATGGTGACGGGCCAGAAGGTCTTCGTCGATCCGACGCCGTTCTCGGCCGCGCGGTTCGGCTGA